A segment of the Brienomyrus brachyistius isolate T26 chromosome 4, BBRACH_0.4, whole genome shotgun sequence genome:
ACCGGTCTGCGGCACTTGAGAAGGGATTGCCCGCAAATTGTGCGCCGTTAAATTCAAAAAGCGGTAAATAGCACCACCTGGTGCCTATAGGGAATAACAGCGCCGCTCAGTCTCCAGCTGTTTATCTCTAACAGAATGGGCGAAATGTGCCGGATATTGAGCAAATGTCCACGGCGACGGACGACTCGATTAAAGGGGGGTGGAAACGTGAAGGCACCGGGAGAAATAAGCGACAAGAGGCACGAAGGAGGGATGCCGCTGGAgccaaagccatttgcagcagctTCGGAATCAAACCCCTGAGAAAATTACCCTGCTGGATACAATTACCAGCTTTTATCGGCGTGACATGTACCCGCGTCAGACACTGGAGCCCATCTCTACACTTATTAAATCGATTCAATAACCTATCTATGGCGAATGAAGTCTGTATCCTCTGCTGTCAGAGCTGTTatgcccatttattattactaAGTGCTGATAAACATTACAGTGAGCttattccagaacattctgacTAGAGTCTGAGTGTTCAGCTTTCCACTAGGAGGTTCATTGTACTGCTGATTGCCACCCCAGATCAAGATGAAaattaaatatggattattttctaAGATAACACAGTACAGCCACCCCCAAAAATAACTGCATCCTGACCACCGTCCCAATCTAAATTTTTCTGCACCCCGACACTAAATTTTCACTGTTCCTGACCCTGTGCTTGCTGTACCGCTATAATATGCAGTGGATGATTTCTAACAATATTACAGGTGTCTGACATATGGGACAGTTTGCACCCACTGTCAACCCTCCTTACCTTAGCAATAGAGATCAACCATTGAGTGGTTTCACCAGTCTACTTAGGACCATATCCCACTCAGTTGACTACAGCATCTGCTCTATTAATCACTGTTTACACAACCCGTCAGCAGAAAGGAAAACAGACAAGCAGGACATTATtttcaaattaatttaattttaaagtACAATATTAATCACCTTTAATTAATTTTCCCTAAGGCATTAGACTGTCAAATTAATTTCTACTGCACTGAACGGTAGAGCAAAGCATGGTAATCTTCACTTGAAATGCCAGATCAAGAAtacattataaaaaaaatttaaaaaaagataaaacTGGATATTTCTGGTCGTTGAGGGGTTCTGAGTATGGCCTGGGGGTGGGCAGGCTAATGCTCCTTTTTGAGGGGATATCATTTGGAGCATTATTGGAGTGCAATGGTAAGCATAGTCATTAGTTGGTTTCCTGTGAATGGTCTTTAAATCAAACTGggcctttttaaaaaaagtctTGAGGGGCTTCTAGGTGATTTTGGTTATCAAGATGACAGCTAAAACATTCAGGGGCGTGTTTTCATACTCTAAATGAGCACAGCACCACTCGCAAGGCTGTCTTTGGAAATCCTAGAGGCAAGCAAGTTTGTCTTCAGGGAGGCCTTTTCCAAACAGTGTCGGGCGTGCGGCAGTTTCGGTTAGCGCCAGAAGCGCGTTAAAAATgaagcggggggaggggggcgggcgtCGTGAGCCTGAGGCAGTGAACACGTGACTCCTGCCATGAACGCACAACCTTTCCTCCATACCACGGAAACCGGGCAACAGAACTCCGCACTTTGGGGACTGTGTCTGCACACAAACGAACGGCAAGTTCCCTTCACTGAAAAACAGGCAAATAAGTTACCAAAGGAAATTCAGGCTACATTCAATAAACAGAACACATACAGGCTTATCATACTGTGGAGTATAGGAATTCAGACCCGGAAGAGTAGCCAGATTTCATATTAGTGTGTCCTCTATAGACAAATCACACATACAACAGGTATTCCTTTAGAATAAGAAGAAAAAACAAAGGCATAGACATTAGCATTTTCACTCCTCTGACCTGCCCTGAATGTAACACCCGTTaattaaaagtgaatgaaagGCTCCGCGTGTGTCGCCAGTCAAAAGAAGTTGGGAGTGAACACGACGCCAATCATTGGGAGGGTAACCAAATAAGGCGCGAAATCCAAAAAGGCATGAAACGTGGTGCCTATCCCCCTAAAACGCACGAGATACTACGCTCGGCTGGCGGTCACTTACACTATTACACTGAATCCAGCAACGAGAGCGAAAACACTGAGCAAAGCATCGCCTGGCCAGGGTCACCGGACCCGGGGGATGTCTGTTAATCTAGCAGACGGGACGGTCAGAAACGAGGCGCACGAGGACACGGGAGCAGCTCACTGACATCACAGGCACGTCTTCGAGGGAATCGGCGCTACGGGACTGGCGGGCTGCGTCGTTACTGCGTCACGCTGCAGCTACGGGACCGTGAAGTCAAAGGCAAGAGTTTGGGGGTGGAGCCttttcagggggtgtggcagtgggtgtggcaTGTCGGGAGGGCGGGGTTTAACTCAGTGAGCCTAGAACACAAACAGTGAGCCCAGTGCCAtgccagtggcagcaccagCGAGAATGCCCAGCGCCATGTCCCCCGCACTGTCCCGGCGTTCCTCCTGAACAATGATGTGGCGTTGAGGGTAGGCCCCTGaacgaaaaaaaataaacaattaaacTGTGTCAGTGTGGGCTCCTTATCGTACTTAACACACAGTGTTTCATGACTAAAAATGCACTGGCCCTTTTCATAGCCACAGAAGCTTTCACAGGAAGTGTCTGGGGCTTTGACTGGCAAGCGAACTGTCCAATGGCAAAGGAGAATTCGCTGCCTTGTCCGTTACCTTGGTACTGATAGGGGTAAGCCAATCCATAAGGCTGCCCATCAGCAGTGTATAGCACCTGTGCTCCaggaggaggaggggcaggtccATAGGCTTGGTACACCTGTGGGGAGTTCATAATTAGCAGTACGCTTGCCTGAATTGTGTCAAACAAGGTCAGCCTGGTGTATTAAAATGTGATGCACTCACTAATGCTGAGATCTGAAACGATCACAGCCACTACCTGCGGGGGAGGTGCATACTCCGAGTACGGGGGAGGTGCAGAGGCCATGACCTCCTCAGCAAAGCCTGCCTGAGGAGAGGGGATCACCTGTAATGGACACGGAGAAGGACGTGAGACAGGCTAAGCAACAGCAGGGCCATAAGCCAAGCCAGTTACACGCTTGGTGCTGCCCTCATCCGGCACCCTTCTTTtaatggccaccagggggcgacccAGATCAGGACATGAACACAGAAACTGAGCTCAACAGGGCAGGTGTGCATTCACTCACCACGTTCACCCTGGCATCTTGGAGGGCCATTAACCACGCCCTGAAAGACAGAAGGCCTATGCCACCATGAACCCGCCaacatttcatatttcataCTTTATAAAGAACCCATTTTAGACTCTCAGATGAATTATTAGTATAGCTGTGGTAGCACGTCAAGAGCAGCACAATTTTAGTAAGCAATTAACTCACAGGGCATCGTCTGCGCTGTCTGCGCAGATGCTGATGGTCCTGCCGTCTCTGCACACGATCTGCAGTAGGGAGTCCTGGCCCTTTCCTTCAGGGGGACTGAGGTCTGTAGACGGACACAGGCGGCCATGAACTCGGGTGCGAGaatgacactctcacacatcacGCACGCGTTTCAGAAAGTCCTCCCCCATCATTAGAGAAAAGCAGGTGACGGGTTACAGGCTTACGGACCCCGACACATAGCGCTGGACCGGATGTTGATGCAGTCCACCCTCATGTGGACCTCATCCTCCATGTCCCGCCGGTGCTGGTCATTGTAAAAAACCAGACGGCCGTCGGACCACAGATCAAACCAGTTCCGTTTCCAGCGGCGCAGGATGGTACCTATAATAGAAGAATCCCAAAGTAAAAAGATTATATTTAAAGAAACAATAGGCCTCCTTCTCCTTCTCTAtagatacacgcacacacacacacacacatatatatatatatatatatatatatatatattttttttttttaagtattgtAAAAGTGCCCTTCACCAGATTGGCAGTGGCCAGTTTTAGCAATTGATTTTCCACGCTACGGGATGCTATTAATCACAGCATGGACATACACTGCACCACCCGTGCCCCACCATTAGCACTCACTCTGTCTCTGAAGCCATCCACTTTTCACATAAGCCATCGTCGGAAAAAAATAAGGAAGTTCCCTGCAAAggcagaaaataaaacaagtaaataattaaatacgtAGGATGTCAGCACTCCAGACAACTGGGGAGGTAAGAGAGCGAGTTAGTAACCCACTTGAGACAACCACAAACCTAAAAAAAGCATATCACAAGCAAAATGTAGTAACTAAACATATCTAGTATCCACCAATGAAGTTATACTGCTGTTAAGAGAATTAAGGTACAAACACTATTCCTTAAATTAAGCAGGAAAAAAATCCCATTTACGCATTGCTGTACAAAAGAGTCGGTCAGGTTCACATTACAGCTGTTGATAATCGTTAATCGTTTAATGAAGACTGCCGCGAGCTTATTTGGGGAAAGACTATAAATTTATACGGCAGGCTCGGTGCGCCAATGTCCGCGCCGCTCCCATGACGGTACAGCGACCATGGCCTTATCTGCAGCGCCACCAAATAGCAAAATATCCTACATAGTCTACAGATACGATGGAAGCGAAAAACGGcgactttacattaactggagGAGCAGAGACGCCAGTACCTGTGGATAAGCGACGGCTCCGCTTCAGCTTTTCTGCTAGGGGCAGATGGGACTCGTTGAAAATGACATCAACATCAGCTGGCCTTGCCTCCCACTGCATGATGGGAATCGTAGTTTTGTAGCATGAACTAATCCGTTTAAATTCCCCGGGACTTTGCGACGAATCGTTTGCTGTCGCAGCGCCTGACGTTATATGCCCCGATTAGGATACTTAATCGGCtaatgttttgtgttttgtttttttgcattaaatGGTTACGGCAAGCACATAGAAGAAAGCTTGGAGGGATCGCATATcccataattcattattaaacacGAGTTCGGGTTAGTGATCGTGGGTGATCAAATATTTCTGCTGGTAGCTGAGGGTTAACAGCTTTGTAAAGTCATTTTCTTTTGATTATTCGGGCGGAAGTAACTTAAAACTACATGAAGGACCGTATTTCATAGAAAAATGCTTGGTCATGGGAccaaaaatacaaaacaaacaacAGTACGACTTCAACATTACCATAAACCTTTATCGGGTTTCCCAAATATTTACTCTGCATTTCCGTGTACGCCCTGAAGGATTTCAACAGAAAGTCTTCGTCTCCTTTGCCTACTAACCACGGGTTTGGGTTACCTGAATAAAATGAACTTTCTTAATGACAGGAGCCTGCATTGGCAAATTTACGCAACCAGAGGCATCACGTCAATTtattaaagatattcatttaaTTCGTCTAAATTTATTTTTTCGCACTGCACTTCCGAACTTCTGCCCTGACACAAACACTGCTCGGTAGTTGCTTGTTGTGGCTTTTAATTCCTTCCTGTTCATACAGTGTTTGCAAGGAGCTAGTTTAAGGTTTATTATGATGGCTACTCTTCTACCGCTTTGCACGTAAACAACCTCCTGGCATGGTGCAAGCTAACGGCAGCCAGCACCTTTCTAACTTTAAAAGCTTCATTTCAGAGCTATAGTGCCTTACCTTCGTTTCCCCTCCTTCCCAATTCTAGCACAATCCTCGTCGATTCCGTCTATATTACTGTATGGGGTTGGTCTGGGATGATGTCCCCCAGCTTTAATCCCGAGTATTCGGGCGTGAACCGACTTACTTTCCCCGTTTCAGACGtgcaattatataattatatacaaGCACTGTTACTTCCAATCGTTGTCTTGTAAATGGGTATCAGGGTGGATGAGGTTTTTTAGTAGTAGTTctagttttttatatataggcaATTAATACAATACTCGTTTtacatacataaaaaaaaatttaacgaCTGATTTTGTCAGTTAAAACCGTCAATGCTCATCCATTAATGCTCTGCTTCTTGAACCGTAGGTAAATTCTTTGCCAGCGTTTTTGGCGCAACGTTATAGATGCTCATTTCGATTTTTATAATAGTAGGACCCAAATATATTAGAATGGTTGAAGAATTAACGGGTTCACTGcaccattattttttttgttctccATAAACCAACACCGTATGTACAGCAACATCCATACCATGCTGCTACTGGCTTTCATACACATATTATACATACGTGGTCTTCTAGCTGTATCAGTACCACAGTATATCGACAGTCGTATAGTAACAGCGAGGACCAAGCCCACTTTTCTGTCCAATCAGCGCCGCGGCTACTGTTTTCTGACATTTTCAGCCAACGGGAGCGAAGGAAGTTATGAATAATTAATTAAGGCATAAGCCGCTGGAGGACTTGACGCGGGCTATATTGAAAAAAACACATGTTTATACTTCTGGAAAGTAAAGATGGCGACGGCAATTTACTTGGAACATTACCTTGACAGTAAGTAACACGATCCGGACACATTTTCTAGGAAGCTGATGTTAAATTTAGTGTACCTGCCTAGGTGCCGTGGATAAGTTTTTACCTTTTTTGCCTGACTCGCAAAGTAAGGAAACGGGAGATTGAGCACCACGCTTAAGCTCCCAGCTTTGGGGAAACGCTGATCAGCTCCGTGCGTTTAACGTGTGAACTCCTAACCTTTTAATTTGCGCAGATGGGCAGGGGACGGTGCGCAGAGGCACCGGAGGCGCGCCTTGATCAGCTGCTAGGTGTATCGGATTTACGCGTACTAACAGGAAGCCCCGCAGTCCTCCGACTATATGGCGGACATGGAGTTTTCTACCCTCTAACGTGAGACTAAAATGTAAATTGGCAAAGTGGCAGAGGGACATAGTGCACGATGCCTTAAATACCCGAACATGTGCATAATAGCGGCTGGTAATAAGCCAGGCGGGTAAAAGAGGTTTATTGCCAGCCAGACGCTTAGTAAGCGGGCGGGATGTTTGATTTTTAAGTGCGTCACACGCACACATGGCACCCCCGCTGCCTGTCACAACGGGGAAACGCAATGTCCGCAGTCCGCCTGCGCACTGGCCTTATTCATTTAGACCATTTACCGTAATTATCACTGTCCCGATGACATATTTTAATCACCGTAGGCGGACTGACCTGTTGCACATGAAAAAACTCGTTTGACAGAGGACGCGTAAAATAGCTGTCATCGAAACAGGACGGTGCCCGGGGTTCAAACCTCTTGGCATCTGGGGATTTCCATCCGAGCGGATCTGCTTGCGTTTCAGGCATCGAGAATCTTCCATGTGAGCTGCAGAGGAACTTCACCCTTATGCGGGAGCTGGACAGCAGGACTGAAGGTAAACAAGCTGTAGAAACGTCACCAAACATTAATGTCATCTTTTGAGCTGCAGTGATTCCCACGCAGGGGCCAATTAACGCACAGGCTATCCTAAGGTATAGCCTCGGGCTCCTGCAAGCATCATGGCCTCTCTCTTCACAAAAATGAAGCATTTGCTTACATTTGCAGCCCCTGAGTGTCCATCAGGCCCCCAGATAAATTAATCTGCCCCAGTTTCCACCCACCCAACAAATggggcaactttgccacccaagAAAATTCtatgtgacttttttttttccatcataaCCGTGCGTTTGCCGTGTGTCACAGAGAAGAAGAATGAGATCGACAAGCTGGCTACGGAGTACATCGCGAACGTGAGGAAGCTGACCTCAGAGCAGCGCGTGGAGCACCTGCAGAAGATCGAGACAGCGTACAGGAAGTGCAAAGAGTACAGCGACGATAAGGTGCAGCTGGCCATGCAGACCTACGAGATGGTCAGTGCTGTGTGTCTCAGAGAGGGGGGCGTGGGGGTGCTCTCTGCGCTGGTTAATCTttagccctccccccccccaggtggacAAGCACATCCGGAGGCTGGATGCTGACCTCGCCCGCTTTGAGAATGAACTGAAGGAGAAGTTGGAAATCAGCAGCTATGACGGATTGGAGAGGAGGAGTCTGAAGAGCAGCAACAAGAGTAAGGGGGGACGGTACTGCGCGCCGCTGGGGGAGaagcagctccccccccccccccccccgataggTCATCAGCCCACTCTAACTAGGGGGAGCCTGCACTTTGGATCAGCCCTTAATAGCATTAGTCAGGGATGGGGGACCCGATCCACagagggccggtgtgggtgcggctTTTTGGGAGGGACTCTCTATCAGCCAGTAATAAAGCTGAGTGATTctcaactgcagtcctggggacccaccgttattggctgattgagaggtcatcccaaaaagccacacccacaccggccctctATGAATCAGGTTCGCCACCCCTGGCTTTAGTGATGCTGTCATCCAAATTATTGACCAGTCAGTCACTAATTGCAAGGCTAGCCAAAATCCAGCAGGCACTGTGACCCTGTGTGGCAGAAGCAGTCCCTCATACACAGTCATGATTAAGGTTAGCAGTCACCTTCGTGATCATTCGTGATCATCCACTGGCAGCCA
Coding sequences within it:
- the plekhb2 gene encoding pleckstrin homology domain-containing family B member 2 isoform X1; translated protein: MPETQADPLGWKSPDAKRELPYFFPTMAYVKSGWLQRQSTILRRWKRNWFDLWSDGRLVFYNDQHRRDMEDEVHMRVDCINIRSSAMCRDLSPPEGKGQDSLLQIVCRDGRTISICADSADDALAWLMALQDARVNVVIPSPQAGFAEEVMASAPPPYSEYAPPPQVYQAYGPAPPPPGAQVLYTADGQPYGLAYPYQYQGAYPQRHIIVQEERRDSAGDMALGILAGAATGMALGSLFVF
- the plekhb2 gene encoding pleckstrin homology domain-containing family B member 2 isoform X2, with translation MAYVKSGWLQRQSTILRRWKRNWFDLWSDGRLVFYNDQHRRDMEDEVHMRVDCINIRSSAMCRDLSPPEGKGQDSLLQIVCRDGRTISICADSADDALAWLMALQDARVNVVIPSPQAGFAEEVMASAPPPYSEYAPPPQVYQAYGPAPPPPGAQVLYTADGQPYGLAYPYQYQGAYPQRHIIVQEERRDSAGDMALGILAGAATGMALGSLFVF
- the ing5a gene encoding inhibitor of growth protein 5a, with the translated sequence MATAIYLEHYLDSIENLPCELQRNFTLMRELDSRTEEKKNEIDKLATEYIANVRKLTSEQRVEHLQKIETAYRKCKEYSDDKVQLAMQTYEMVDKHIRRLDADLARFENELKEKLEISSYDGLERRSLKSSNKKGNRNLKDKKGPRGRSRKGSDDDSPRKKKLKQSTEINDSLLAVHPSDVLDMPVDPNEPTYCLCHQVSYGEMIGCDNPDCPIEWFHFACVDLTTKPKGKWFCPRCTQDRKKNKM